The DNA segment CGCTTCAAAGACGAAGCCGAAGTGATCGCGATGTCCAACGACACTGAATTCGGTCTGGCTTCGTACTTCTATGCGCGCGACCTCGGTCGTGTGTTCCGTGTCGCCGAAGCGCTGGAATACGGCATGGTCGGCGTCAACACCGGGCTGATCTCCAACGAAGTCGCGCCGTTCGGCGGCATCAAGGCCTCGGGCCTGGGTCGTGAAGGCTCCAAGTACGGCATCGAAGATTACCTGGAAATCAAATACCTCTGCCTGGGCATCTAAGCGCTAAAGCTTGGACTCCGACAAGGATCGCGGTAAACGCAAAGGGCACGAGAGCGCTGTCCCTTTGCGTGGTTTGAAACCTGCATTTTCTCTGCGGCCGGGAACGCCGTGGCAGTCGATCATCGCATGCTGCCACCGCCGATTCCTCCCGCTTCATCCTTGAACCACGCCGCCCGATGAGCGGCGAATGAGGACTGTAATGAGCAAGACTAACGCTGAACTGATGGTCCGTCGTACCGCTGCTGTACCGCGCGGTGTTGGCCAGATTCACCCGATCTTCGCCGAATCCGCGAAGAACGCCACAGTAACCGACGTTGAAGGTCGTGAGTTCATCGACTTCGCCGGCGGTATCGCGGTATTGAACACCGGCCACGTGCACCCGAAAATCATCGCCGCCGTGACCGAACAGCTGAACAAGCTGACCCACACCTGCTTCCAGGTGCTGGCCTACGAGCCGTACGTTGAGCTGTGCGAAAAAATCAACGCCAAGGTTCCAGGTGATTTCGCCAAGAAAACCCTGTTGGTCACCACCGGTTCCGAAGCCGTCGAGAACGCCGTGAAAATCGCCCGTGCCGCCACGGGTCGCGCTGGCGTCATCGCCTTCACTGGCGCCTACCACGGCCGCACCATGATGACGCTGGGTCTGACCGGTAAAGTCGTGCCGTACTCGGCCGGCATGGGCCTGATGCCAGGCGGCATCTTCCGCGCGCTGTACCCGAACGAGCTGCACGGCGTGAGCATCGACGATTCGATCGCTTCGATCGAACGCATCTTCAAGAACGACGCCGAGCCGAAAGACATCGCCGCGATCATCATCGAGCCGGTGCAGGGCGAAGGTGGTTTCTACGTCGCGCCGAAAGAATTCATGAAGCGCCTGCGCGCGCTGTGCGATCAGCACGGCATCCTGCTGATCGCGGACGAAGTACAGACTGGCGCTGGCCGTACCGGTACGTTCTTCGCCATGGAGCAGATGGGCGTTGCTGCCGACCTGACCACCTTCGCCAAATCCATCGCTGGCGGCTTCCCGCTGGCCGGTGTGTGCGGCAAGGCCGAATACATGGACGCCATCGCCCCAGGCGGCCTGGGCGGCACCTATGCCGGTAGCCCGATCGCTTGCGCTGCGGCCCTGGCCGTGATGGAAGTGTTCGAAGAAGAACACCTGCTGGACCGCTGCAAGGCCGTCGGCGAGCGTCTGGTCACTGGCCTGAAAAACATTCAGGCCAAATACCCGGTCATTGGCGAAGTGCGTGCGCTGGGCGCAATGATCGCGGTCGAGCTGTTCGAGAACGGTGACAGCCACAAACCAAACCCGACTGCCGTAGCGGCCGTAGTGGCCAAGGCTCGCGACAAGGGGCTGATCCTGCTGTCCTGCGGCACTTACGGCAACGTGCTGCGCGTACTGGTACCGCTGACCTCGCCGGACGAGCAACTGGACAAAGGTCTGGCGATCATCGAAGAGTGCTTCTCGGAGCTGTAAGCCGGCATTCTGTGAACGGATCGACAAAAAACCCGCTTCGGCGGGTTTTTTCATGCCGGCGCAAACATATCGGCGTTTAGCGCTGTCTCGATTGCCCGGCATTGGCTAAGGTTCAAGGCATTGCCAGGGAGTGCGTGCATGATTGCCGTTGAATTACCCGCCGTACCGCGCGTGTTGATTGCCGAGGCCGATCCGTGGTCCCGCGATCTGCTCAAACAAGTGCTGCTGAACGTGCGTTGCGATGCGCGGCTGGATCTGTGTGCCGATGGTCAGCAAGCGCTGTCGATGCTCACCGAAATTCCCTATGACCTTGCCATCGTCGATTGGGAACTGCCCGGCGTCGATGGTTTGAACGTGCTGCGCAGCGTGCGTCAGCGCAAGCGCAACCCGCCGCTGCCATTCATTTTGATGAGCAGCCGCAACGACAGTGCCAGCGTGCGCGAAGCCATCCCGCTGGCACCGACGGCGTATCTGACCAAACCATTGAACATGGAGGGCCTGACCGAGCGTCTGCAGGGCTTGCTGCTCAACGCCGGGCAGGAGGTGTTCTGTGAAGTGCCGGCCCTGGCGCCGGGCATGACCCTCTCGGTGTTTCTTGAGCGGCGCCGTGAGCAAACCGACGGCGCGCCGTTGATGACCGATGTGCAACTGGCGGTGAAGCGCAGCCTCAATCCCGATGGCCTCGACCTGAAGCTGCTCGAAGAAGAGATTCGCACCGACCCGCAGATCACGGCGGTACTGATCGCCGCGGCCAACAGCGCGGCGCAGCACCATGGCGCGCCGGTGCAGACACTGGCGCAAGCTCTGCATCGGCTGGGCACCGGGCAGAGCATGAATCTGATCCTTGGGCTGGCGCTCAAGCGCAGTGCCCGGCTCAGCGATCCGTGTCTGGCGGACTACGCCGAGCGTTATTGGGGCTTGTCACTGCACACCGCCGAATATGCGCGCACCCTGGCGCGGTTGCTCGACCTGGATCAGGAGCGCTGCTATTGCGCCGGCATGCTGCACCGTCTCGGCGATCTGGCGTTGCTGCGTTGTCTGCAGGAGTGGCAGCAGGCGGGCGGGGCGCTGGACGAGCAGGAGGAAGTCGGCGAGGCGCTGGCGCAGTTTGGTGCGGCGTATGGTTCTGCGTTGCGCACGCGCTGGCGTCTGCCGCTGGAACTGCGCGAACTGATTGCCTCGGCCTATCAGCTCGGTGGCGGGGTGTATTCCCGTGAGGCGCTGGTGATGAACATGGCGGCGCAGATGGCGCGGCTGACCGAGCACGAGGGCGTCGAAGAACTGGCGAAGAGCCGCACGGCGCGGTTGCTGAAGATTGGATTGCCGGAGCTGATGCGGATGCGCAAATAACCGGCTTACACAAACCCTTGTAGGAGTGAGCCTGCTCGCGATAGCGGAGAGTCAGTCGAATAATTGTTGCCTGACACTCAGCCATCGCGAGCAGGCTCACTCCTACAGTTGATCTGTGTGAGGCCTGGGTTTGGCGTCAGGCAGAGATGATGCGGTTCTTGCCCTGGCGCTTGGCTTCATACATCGCCGCATCTGCCCGGGCGAACAGATTGTCGAGGCTTTTGTCGTCATCGGTCAGGCTGGTCAATCCCTGGCTTACGGTGATGCCGAACGTCTGGCCGTCATGGCTGAACCGTAAACGCTGAATTTCCTGCTGCAAGCGTTCCGCCACTTGCATGGCCATTTCCGGTGCACAACCGGGAAACACTGCAGCAAATTCCTCACCACCAATTCGCCCGAACAGATCGCCACGGCGCAACGAGCTGCGGCCACACTCGGCAATCCGTTGCAGCACGGTGTCGCCTTCCGGGTGGCCGTAGCTGTCGTTGATCGCTTTGAAGTCATCGATATCCAGCAGCAGAAACGCCATCGGCGTACCGCGCAGGCGTGCTTCTTCGAATTCGCGGTTGGCGCACTCGAAGAAGTGTCGGCGGTTACTGCTTTGCGTCAGCACGTCGGTGGTCGCCAGGCGTTGCAGCTCGGTTTCCATGTGCTTTTTGTCGGTGATGTCTTCGGCGATGCCGACGATGATCACCGGTTGGTCCGGATCGTCCTGGCGATTGATGAAGCATTTGTCGCTGAGCCAGCGCACCTGGCCGTCGGCGGCGATGATCCGGTACTCGCGGTCTTCCACCGCGCCCTTGTGCAGCACTTCGGCGAGGCTGCGCTCGGCGTAGTCCAGATCATCGGGGTAGATGCTGTCTCGCCACTGGTTGTAGTCACCAAGCAGCAGCCCGGCGGAGCGACCGAAAATCCGTTCATAGGCGGGGCTGACGTACAGCACCTGACGGGTCTCCCAGTTGAATGCCCAGAGCACCGCGTTGACGCTGACCAGCAAGGAACTGAACAACTGTTCGCGTTCGCTCAGGCGTGCAACCTCGCCTTGCGCATGCATCAGCGCCATCAGGGTTTGCGCGGCCTCGGGCCACTGCGGGACGGATGAGTCTTTTGGATTGTTGTTGACCATCGGCACAGATCTCAAAGGGCGTGCCGCGATTTCGACAGCGGCCACATTACAGCCCGCCGGGGTGGCGAAGTGTCTTTGAGATAGGAGATTTTCGGCGAAGTTCAAAACGGTGCACTCGCCTGGGCGAGTGCACCGATCAACGGTCTCAGACTGCTGCAGGACGCAGCGAGTAGGTTTTCAACTGGTCGGCGAATTCACGCAGGGACTGGATGCCGCTGGCCTCGGCCTCGTGAATCCAGTCCTTGATGGCGGCGAGCATGTCGTGGCCATTGGAACTGGTCTTGACCCAGATCTGTTGCAGGGCCAGACGCTTTTCGTAAATGACTTTCAACGCCTGGCTGTGCTCGAGCATGGTCTGGATGCGCAGGTGGTGACGGTCTTCCAGCAGGCTGGTTTCGCGCGACAGCAGGCGCTTGGCGCGGTGGAACTGGTGGCGCACCGAATGATCGACCTTGGCCAGCTCCTGCTTGACCAGCGGACCGATCACCAGCTTGCGGTACTGGGCCATGATCTGGAAGCGGTTGTTGAGGATCGCCATGGCGGTGTCCATGTCCAGGCTGCCTTTGCCTTCGACCCGATGTGCGATCGGCGCAACTCGCTGAACCCTGGCCAGACCGAGGAAGCTGAAGACCTTGATCCACGCCCAGCCGAGGTCGAATTCCCACTTCTTCACCGACAGCTTGGCCGAATTGGGATAGGTGTGATGGTTGTTGTGCAGTTCTTCGCCGCCGATCAGGATTCCCCAAGGCACCAGATTGGTCGCCGCGTCGCGGCATTCGAAGTTGCGATAGCCGACAGCGTGGCCCAGACCGTTGATCACGCCAGCAGCCCACACCGGGATCCACATCATCTGGATCGCCCAGATGGTGATGCCGATGGTGCCGAACAGCAGCAGGTCGATAACGCCCATGATTGCCACGCCCAGCAGCGGGAAACGACTGTAGAGATTGCGCTCGATCCAGTCTTCCGGGCAGTTCTTGCCGTAGATGCGCAGGGTTTCCGGGTTCTGCGCTTCGGCGCGGTACAGCTCGGCACCGGTGCGCAGCACCGTGGACAGGCCTTTGATCACCGGACTGTGCGGGTCATCTTCGGTTTCGCATTTGGCGTGGTGTTTGCGGTGGATGGCCGTCCACTCGCGGGTGTTCTGTGCCGTGGTCAGCCACAGCCAGAAGCGGAAAAAGTGTTTCAGACCGGCATTCAGCTCCAGCGAGCGATGCGCTGAATAACGGTGCAGATAGACCGTGACGGCAACAATCGTCACATGGGTCATCAGCAGGGTGACCGCGACCAGCGACCAGGCCGACAAGCCAAGAAAACCTTCGTACCACATAGGCTATAGGGCCCTCGATAAAGATAAAAACAGCCGTTGCATTATCACCAAGCACACGGATAAAACCAGCCGCCCTTCAAGGAAAGCGTCGCTGGATGTTTCTTGACCTATAATTCCAACCTTTTTGTAGGGACATGGACAGCCGAATGCCTGCCACTCACCGCGATGCCTTGCGTGCAGCGCTGCTCTATCTCGTGCTTGCCGCCATCTGGCTGCAAGGTACTGATCATTTATTAAACAATTTCTTCGATGATCCCGTCGATCTTGCCCGATGGCAACTGATCAACGGTT comes from the Pseudomonas granadensis genome and includes:
- the gabT gene encoding 4-aminobutyrate--2-oxoglutarate transaminase — encoded protein: MSKTNAELMVRRTAAVPRGVGQIHPIFAESAKNATVTDVEGREFIDFAGGIAVLNTGHVHPKIIAAVTEQLNKLTHTCFQVLAYEPYVELCEKINAKVPGDFAKKTLLVTTGSEAVENAVKIARAATGRAGVIAFTGAYHGRTMMTLGLTGKVVPYSAGMGLMPGGIFRALYPNELHGVSIDDSIASIERIFKNDAEPKDIAAIIIEPVQGEGGFYVAPKEFMKRLRALCDQHGILLIADEVQTGAGRTGTFFAMEQMGVAADLTTFAKSIAGGFPLAGVCGKAEYMDAIAPGGLGGTYAGSPIACAAALAVMEVFEEEHLLDRCKAVGERLVTGLKNIQAKYPVIGEVRALGAMIAVELFENGDSHKPNPTAVAAVVAKARDKGLILLSCGTYGNVLRVLVPLTSPDEQLDKGLAIIEECFSEL
- a CDS encoding response regulator; the encoded protein is MIAVELPAVPRVLIAEADPWSRDLLKQVLLNVRCDARLDLCADGQQALSMLTEIPYDLAIVDWELPGVDGLNVLRSVRQRKRNPPLPFILMSSRNDSASVREAIPLAPTAYLTKPLNMEGLTERLQGLLLNAGQEVFCEVPALAPGMTLSVFLERRREQTDGAPLMTDVQLAVKRSLNPDGLDLKLLEEEIRTDPQITAVLIAAANSAAQHHGAPVQTLAQALHRLGTGQSMNLILGLALKRSARLSDPCLADYAERYWGLSLHTAEYARTLARLLDLDQERCYCAGMLHRLGDLALLRCLQEWQQAGGALDEQEEVGEALAQFGAAYGSALRTRWRLPLELRELIASAYQLGGGVYSREALVMNMAAQMARLTEHEGVEELAKSRTARLLKIGLPELMRMRK
- a CDS encoding GGDEF domain-containing protein → MVNNNPKDSSVPQWPEAAQTLMALMHAQGEVARLSEREQLFSSLLVSVNAVLWAFNWETRQVLYVSPAYERIFGRSAGLLLGDYNQWRDSIYPDDLDYAERSLAEVLHKGAVEDREYRIIAADGQVRWLSDKCFINRQDDPDQPVIIVGIAEDITDKKHMETELQRLATTDVLTQSSNRRHFFECANREFEEARLRGTPMAFLLLDIDDFKAINDSYGHPEGDTVLQRIAECGRSSLRRGDLFGRIGGEEFAAVFPGCAPEMAMQVAERLQQEIQRLRFSHDGQTFGITVSQGLTSLTDDDKSLDNLFARADAAMYEAKRQGKNRIISA
- the desA gene encoding delta-9 fatty acid desaturase DesA, whose protein sequence is MWYEGFLGLSAWSLVAVTLLMTHVTIVAVTVYLHRYSAHRSLELNAGLKHFFRFWLWLTTAQNTREWTAIHRKHHAKCETEDDPHSPVIKGLSTVLRTGAELYRAEAQNPETLRIYGKNCPEDWIERNLYSRFPLLGVAIMGVIDLLLFGTIGITIWAIQMMWIPVWAAGVINGLGHAVGYRNFECRDAATNLVPWGILIGGEELHNNHHTYPNSAKLSVKKWEFDLGWAWIKVFSFLGLARVQRVAPIAHRVEGKGSLDMDTAMAILNNRFQIMAQYRKLVIGPLVKQELAKVDHSVRHQFHRAKRLLSRETSLLEDRHHLRIQTMLEHSQALKVIYEKRLALQQIWVKTSSNGHDMLAAIKDWIHEAEASGIQSLREFADQLKTYSLRPAAV